Proteins encoded in a region of the Dromaius novaehollandiae isolate bDroNov1 chromosome 18, bDroNov1.hap1, whole genome shotgun sequence genome:
- the SPHK1 gene encoding sphingosine kinase 1 — MAARRRGAAGAGAGPVLLRGVFTAGPGPGGASCALALTPRELQVRGRGGPDAALRLADCVGCAAAPAAAAAAFSLVCYPLRGGRWGSAPARRRLESTFRVALAPDAEGNLRIAQAWSDKIRELAAPAVPRQHGLSYGLLPRPCRALVLLNPLSGPGLALKDFQALVQPMLAEADVASTVFVTERAQHAHEKVRDEDLSQWDTLVVMSGDGLLHEVVNGLMERRDWEAALEKPLCILPGGSGNALAASINHYAGNDHAAKQELLTNCAFILCKGLHTQMDLVSLSTASGKRLFSFLSFGWGFISDVDIASEKYRKLGNARFTVGTIQHLARLQIYQGRLSYLPADAAAGPERDDPPSPNGPAGRVLPPAETEAPGARAEGALPEDSLLVPLHRPVPAHWTVVPEEEFVFVYAIYQSHLASDLLMAPAARLHDGRIHLFFLKAGVSRVMLLKLFLAMEKGTHLDLRCPHLRYVPARAFRLEPRTSAGIMTVDGEALACEPVQGQMHSRLCRILCGS, encoded by the exons atggccgcccggcgccgcggggccgcgggcgccggcgccggcccggTGCTGCTGCGCGGCGTCTtcacggcggggccggggcccggcggcgcctccTGCGCCCTGGCGCTGACGCCGCGGGAGCTGCAGGTGCGCGGCCGAGGCGGCCCCGACGCCGCGCTGCGCTTGGCCGACTGCGTGGGctgcgccgccgctcccgccgccgccgccgccgccttctcGCTCGTCTGCTACCCGCTGCGCGGCGGCCGCTGGGGCtcggcgcccgcccggcgccgcctcgAGAGCACCTTCCGCGTCGCCCTGGCCCCCGACGCCGAGGGCAACCTGCGCATCGCCCAGGCGTGGAGCGACAAGATCCGCGAGCTGGCGGCGCCCGCCGTCCCGCGGCAGCACG GCCTCAGCTACGggctgctgccccggccctgccgtgCGCTGGTGCTGCTGAACCCGCTGAGCGGCCCCGGCCTCGCGCTCAAGGACTTCCAGGCGCTGGTGCAGCCCATGCTGGCCGAGGCCGACGTGGCGTCCACCGTCTTCGTCACCG AGAGAGCCCAGCATGCTCACGAGAAGGTGCGGGATGAGGACCTGTCGCAGTGGGACACCTTGGTGGTCATGTCCGGAGATGGCCTCCTCCACGAG GTGGTGAACGGGCTCATGGAGCGGCGGGACTGGGAGGCTGCTCTGGAGAAGCCGCTGTGCATCCTGCCGGGAGGCTCCGGGAACGCCCTGGCCGCCTCCATCAACCACTATGCAGG CAACGACCACGCCGCCAAGCAGGAGCTGCTCACCAACTGCGCCTTCATCCTCTGCAAGGGGCTGCACACGCAGATGGACCTGGTGTCGCTGAGCACCGCCTCCGGCAAGCgcctcttctccttcctcagcTTCGGCTGGGGCTTCATCTCCGACGTGGACATCGCCAGCGAGAAGTACCGCAAGCTGGGCAACGCCCGCTTCACCGTGGGCACCATCCAGCACCTGGCCCGGCTCCAGATCTACCAGGGCCGCCTCTCCTACCTGCCCGCGgacgccgccgccggccccgagcgGGACGACCCGCCGTCGCCCAACGGCCCCGCGGGCCGCGTCCTCCCGCCGGCGGAGACGGAGGCTCCGGGCGCCCGGGCCGAGGGGGCCCTGCCCGAGGACTCGCTCCTGGTGCCGCTGCACCGGCCGGTGCCCGCGCACTGGACCGTGGTGCCCGAGGAGGAGTTCGTCTTCGTCTACGCCATCTACCAGTCCCACCTGGCCTCCGACCTGCTCATGGCGCCGGCGGCCCGGCTCCACGACGGCCGCATCCACCTCTTCTTCCTGAAGGCCGGCGTCAGCCGCGTGATGCTGCTGAAGCTCTTCCTGGCCATGGAGAAGGGGACCCACCTGGACTTGCGCTGTCCCCACCTGCGCTACGTGCCCGCGCGGGCTTTCCGGCTGGAGCCGCGGACCAGCGCCGGCATCATGACGGTGGACGGCGAGGCACTGGCCTGCGAGCCCGTGCAGGGCCAGATGCACAGCCGCCTCTGCCGCATCCTCTGCGGCTCCTGA